Proteins encoded together in one Aeromonas encheleia window:
- a CDS encoding M3 family oligoendopeptidase, with the protein MQQPVYPQQWHNQHIYPSLDSAMLEADMSLARASLDELTGFINGLGAVREQADALQDFLREVRLRAQRIRNIGWNIAVLAASQGSQDARDPLAKQLASRARALNADLFKALAPVEDLMLGLPESEFERLMQDPLLGEEDYRLRHERRLQDQRLPVEAEQLVIGLGTDGLHAWGNLYNDLVGKIRLHIDGRERGLAEASNLLSSPERALRREAFDAISAGWEGEQETVAAILNALNGWRLELARQRGKVRQLDALDLSCHQSHIERATLDTMMAETYRARGLGQRALGLMAGKLGIDELGPEDLFAPPPASVSRTITFEEAIDIIAAAFTRFDPEMGEFARMMAERGWIDAAPTPNRRTGAYCTKFAEPVEPRVFITYAGTMDNVITLAHELGHAWHNWLIRDLPMSQRGYPMTLAETASIFAETLVRSALFEQAQNPEQRQAIAWAEADGAATFLVNIPARFDFELALVAEREQGYVPAARLKSLTDEAWGRWYEGSLARYHPMFWAAKAHFSIAGFGFYNYPYLFGYLFSLGVYHQLMSRQAQGEANVAEAYRALLRDTGRMSAEDLVAKHLGQDIREAAFWQGSLALVAAAVDRFEQTQG; encoded by the coding sequence ATGCAACAACCAGTCTACCCACAGCAGTGGCACAACCAGCACATCTACCCCTCCCTCGACAGCGCCATGCTGGAGGCGGACATGAGCCTGGCCCGCGCCAGCCTCGACGAGCTGACCGGCTTCATCAATGGCCTAGGGGCGGTGCGCGAGCAGGCCGATGCCCTGCAGGATTTCCTGCGCGAGGTACGCCTGCGCGCCCAGCGCATCCGCAACATCGGCTGGAACATCGCCGTGCTGGCGGCCTCGCAGGGCAGTCAGGATGCCCGGGATCCGCTCGCCAAGCAGCTGGCCTCCCGTGCCCGCGCCCTCAATGCGGACCTGTTCAAGGCCCTGGCGCCGGTGGAGGATCTGATGCTGGGGCTGCCTGAATCCGAATTCGAGCGGCTGATGCAGGATCCGCTGCTGGGGGAGGAGGATTACCGCCTGCGCCACGAGCGCCGGCTGCAGGATCAGCGCCTGCCGGTGGAGGCCGAGCAGCTGGTGATCGGCCTCGGTACCGATGGCCTGCACGCCTGGGGCAACCTCTACAACGATCTGGTGGGCAAGATCCGCCTGCACATCGATGGGCGGGAGAGGGGGCTGGCCGAGGCGAGCAACCTGCTGTCCAGTCCGGAGAGAGCCCTGCGCCGGGAGGCCTTCGATGCCATCAGCGCCGGCTGGGAAGGGGAGCAGGAGACGGTGGCCGCCATCCTCAATGCCCTCAACGGCTGGCGCCTCGAGCTGGCCCGCCAGCGCGGCAAGGTGCGTCAGCTTGATGCGCTGGATCTCTCCTGTCACCAGAGCCACATAGAGCGCGCCACCCTGGACACCATGATGGCCGAGACCTATAGAGCCCGCGGCCTGGGCCAGCGTGCCCTAGGGCTGATGGCCGGCAAACTCGGCATCGACGAGTTGGGGCCGGAGGACCTGTTCGCGCCGCCCCCGGCCTCGGTCAGCCGGACCATAACGTTCGAGGAGGCCATCGACATCATAGCCGCGGCCTTCACCCGCTTCGATCCCGAGATGGGGGAGTTCGCCCGCATGATGGCCGAGCGCGGCTGGATAGACGCGGCGCCGACCCCGAACCGGCGCACCGGCGCCTACTGCACCAAGTTTGCCGAGCCGGTGGAGCCGCGGGTCTTCATCACCTATGCCGGCACCATGGACAACGTCATCACGCTCGCCCACGAGCTGGGCCACGCCTGGCACAACTGGCTTATCCGCGATCTGCCCATGAGCCAGCGCGGCTACCCCATGACCCTGGCGGAGACCGCCTCCATCTTCGCCGAGACCCTGGTGCGCAGCGCCCTGTTCGAGCAGGCCCAGAACCCGGAGCAGCGCCAGGCCATCGCCTGGGCCGAGGCGGACGGCGCCGCCACCTTCCTGGTCAACATCCCGGCCCGCTTCGACTTCGAGCTGGCGCTGGTGGCCGAGCGCGAGCAGGGCTATGTCCCGGCGGCGCGGCTCAAGAGTCTGACCGATGAGGCCTGGGGCCGCTGGTACGAGGGGAGCCTGGCGCGCTATCACCCCATGTTCTGGGCCGCCAAGGCGCACTTTTCCATCGCCGGCTTCGGCTTCTACAACTACCCCTACCTGTTTGGCTACCTGTTCAGCCTCGGGGTCTACCACCAGCTGATGAGCCGCCAGGCGCAGGGGGAGGCGAACGTGGCCGAGGCGTACCGCGCCCTGCTGCGCGACACCGGCCGCATGAGCGCCGAGGATCTGGTGGCCAAGCACCTGGGGCAGGACATCCGTGAGGCGGCCTTCTGGCAGGGCAGCCTGGCGCTGGTGGCCGCGGCGGTGGATCGCTTCGAGCAGACCCAGGGCTGA
- the ycfP gene encoding alpha/beta hydrolase YcfP: MIIYLHGFDATSPGNHEKVLQLQFIDDDVRFVHYSTVHPRHDMSHLLKEVKKQLDMSTDPKPLICGVGLGGYWSERIGFLCGIKQVIFNPNLHPAENMQGKIDRPEEYDDIGTKCVTEFRKKNSGNCLCILSVQDEIRDNRETERELKNYYDIVWDEHETHKFKNISYHLQRMKAFKEA, encoded by the coding sequence ATGATCATCTATCTGCATGGCTTCGATGCCACCAGCCCCGGCAATCATGAGAAAGTGCTGCAGTTGCAGTTTATCGATGATGATGTGCGCTTCGTTCACTACAGCACGGTGCACCCGCGCCACGACATGAGTCATCTGCTCAAGGAAGTGAAGAAGCAGCTCGACATGAGCACTGACCCCAAGCCGCTGATCTGCGGGGTGGGGCTGGGGGGCTACTGGAGCGAGCGGATCGGCTTCCTGTGCGGCATCAAGCAGGTGATCTTCAACCCCAATCTGCACCCGGCAGAGAACATGCAGGGCAAGATCGACAGGCCGGAAGAGTACGACGACATCGGCACCAAGTGTGTAACCGAATTTCGTAAGAAAAATTCAGGAAACTGCCTGTGTATCCTTTCCGTTCAGGATGAAATCCGCGATAATCGTGAAACTGAACGTGAATTGAAGAACTATTACGACATCGTATGGGATGAGCACGAGACTCACAAATTCAAGAACATCTCGTATCATCTGCAGCGGATGAAGGCCTTCAAGGAAGCTTGA
- a CDS encoding NAD(P)/FAD-dependent oxidoreductase translates to MMNIVVVGGGAGGLELATSLGRKLGKKNKAKVTLVDRNRTHLWKPLLHEVATGSMDAGIDALSYQSHAKNHGFDFQLGSLTDIKRDEKRIVLAPIHDDNGELVVHEREVAYDVLVMAIGSVSNDFNTKGIKDHCIFLDSPSQAHRFYNSMMNRFLQFATEYQPGDKVKIAIVGGGATGVELSAELYNAVEQLYAYGFKNLTTDSLKVTLVEAGPRILPALPERISGAAHQELVKLGVDVRTATMITEATSEGLHTKDGELIEADLMVWAAGIKAPDFMKEIAGLETNRINQLVVKETLQTTRDENIFVIGDCAACPQPDGKFVPPRAQSAHQMATQAFKNILAKMNGGELKPYLYHDHGSLVSLSRFSTVGSLMGNLMRGSMMVEGYLARMVYISLYRMHQVALHGYIKTGLIMLVGRINRVLRPSMKLH, encoded by the coding sequence ATGATGAATATTGTCGTTGTAGGTGGCGGCGCCGGCGGTCTGGAGCTGGCGACCAGCCTGGGTCGCAAGCTGGGCAAGAAGAACAAGGCCAAGGTAACCCTGGTCGATCGCAACCGCACCCACCTGTGGAAGCCCCTGCTGCACGAAGTGGCCACCGGCTCCATGGATGCGGGCATCGATGCCCTGAGCTACCAGTCCCATGCCAAGAACCACGGCTTCGACTTCCAGCTGGGCAGCCTGACCGACATCAAGCGCGACGAGAAACGCATTGTGCTGGCGCCGATCCACGACGACAACGGCGAGCTGGTGGTGCATGAGCGGGAAGTGGCCTACGACGTGCTGGTGATGGCCATCGGCTCCGTCTCCAACGACTTCAACACCAAGGGCATCAAGGATCACTGCATCTTCCTGGACAGCCCGTCCCAGGCGCACCGCTTCTACAACAGCATGATGAACCGCTTCCTGCAGTTCGCCACCGAATACCAGCCGGGCGACAAGGTGAAGATCGCCATCGTCGGCGGCGGCGCTACCGGGGTCGAGCTCTCCGCCGAGCTCTACAACGCGGTGGAGCAGCTCTATGCCTACGGCTTCAAGAACCTCACCACCGACAGCCTCAAGGTGACACTGGTAGAAGCGGGCCCCCGCATCCTGCCGGCGTTGCCGGAGCGCATCAGCGGCGCCGCTCACCAGGAGCTGGTCAAGCTCGGGGTGGACGTGCGTACCGCCACCATGATCACCGAAGCCACCAGCGAGGGGCTGCACACCAAGGATGGGGAGCTGATCGAAGCGGACCTGATGGTGTGGGCCGCCGGCATCAAGGCGCCGGACTTCATGAAGGAGATCGCCGGGCTCGAGACCAACCGCATCAACCAGCTGGTGGTGAAAGAGACACTGCAGACCACCCGTGACGAGAACATCTTCGTCATCGGCGACTGCGCTGCCTGCCCGCAGCCGGATGGCAAGTTCGTGCCGCCGCGCGCCCAGTCCGCCCACCAGATGGCGACCCAGGCGTTCAAGAACATCCTGGCCAAGATGAACGGTGGCGAGCTGAAGCCCTACCTCTATCACGATCACGGCTCCCTGGTCTCCCTGAGCCGCTTCTCCACCGTGGGCAGCCTGATGGGCAACCTGATGCGTGGCTCCATGATGGTGGAAGGCTACCTCGCGCGCATGGTCTACATCTCCCTCTACCGGATGCACCAGGTCGCCTTGCACGGCTACATCAAGACCGGCCTCATCATGCTGGTGGGCCGCATCAACCGGGTGCTGCGCCCGAGCATGAAGCTGCACTAA
- a CDS encoding heavy metal-binding domain-containing protein has protein sequence MILSTTPTLEGKAIREYRGIVVGEAILGANIFKDLFAGIRDIIGGRSGAYEKELARAREIAFDELKERAQALGANAVVGIDIDYEVVGQNGSMLMVSISGTAVVL, from the coding sequence ATGATCCTCTCAACAACCCCCACCCTGGAAGGCAAGGCCATTCGCGAGTACCGCGGCATAGTGGTGGGCGAAGCCATCCTCGGCGCCAACATCTTCAAGGATCTGTTCGCCGGCATCCGCGACATCATCGGTGGCCGCTCCGGTGCCTACGAGAAAGAGCTGGCCCGGGCCCGCGAGATCGCCTTCGATGAGCTCAAAGAGCGCGCGCAGGCACTGGGTGCCAACGCCGTGGTCGGCATCGACATCGACTACGAGGTGGTGGGGCAAAATGGCAGCATGCTGATGGTTAGCATCAGCGGCACCGCCGTGGTGCTCTGA
- a CDS encoding S66 family peptidase, which translates to MTPIKPTRLKRGDTIGFFSPSSAATAWAPNRFARAKAYLAAQGFALKAGSLTGERDHWRSGSIAARAEELNALIRDPEVRCIMSVIGGSNSNSLLPYLDYEALRRDPKILIGYSDVTALLLGIHAQTGLVTFYGPALVASFGELPPLVDETLAAFLAICGAGERPLPHRLPTPTHWTEERLDWEQQTRAKQCQPNRLISVGSGRVRGRLIGGNLNTLAGIWGSPYMPPIETGDILLLEDSLMSAETVERSFAHLKLCGVFERIGALVLGKHELFDGQGSGKRPLDILLEQVGEPRFPILAEFDCAHTHPMLTVPLGIEAELDLDAQRLSLCEPWWR; encoded by the coding sequence ATGACACCCATCAAGCCCACGCGACTCAAGCGTGGCGACACCATCGGCTTTTTCTCCCCCTCCAGCGCGGCCACCGCCTGGGCGCCGAACCGCTTCGCCCGCGCCAAGGCGTATCTGGCGGCGCAGGGCTTCGCACTCAAGGCGGGCAGCCTGACTGGGGAGCGGGATCACTGGCGCTCCGGCTCCATCGCGGCGCGGGCCGAAGAGCTCAACGCGCTCATCCGGGATCCAGAAGTGCGCTGCATCATGTCGGTCATCGGCGGCAGCAACTCCAACTCCCTGCTGCCCTATCTCGACTACGAGGCGCTTAGAAGAGATCCCAAGATCCTCATCGGCTACTCGGATGTGACCGCCTTGCTGCTCGGCATCCATGCCCAGACCGGCCTGGTGACCTTCTACGGTCCGGCGCTGGTGGCCTCCTTTGGCGAGTTGCCGCCGCTGGTTGATGAGACTCTGGCCGCTTTCCTGGCGATCTGCGGGGCAGGGGAGCGACCCTTGCCGCACCGGCTGCCAACACCGACGCACTGGACCGAGGAGCGGCTGGATTGGGAGCAGCAGACCCGCGCCAAGCAGTGCCAGCCAAACCGGCTGATCTCGGTGGGCAGCGGCCGGGTGAGGGGCAGGCTGATCGGCGGCAACCTCAACACCCTGGCGGGGATCTGGGGCTCGCCCTATATGCCGCCGATCGAAACGGGGGACATTCTGCTGCTGGAAGACAGCCTCATGTCGGCGGAGACGGTGGAGCGCTCCTTCGCCCACCTCAAGCTGTGCGGGGTGTTCGAGCGCATCGGTGCCCTGGTGCTCGGCAAGCACGAGCTGTTCGACGGCCAGGGCAGCGGCAAGCGGCCGCTCGACATACTGCTGGAGCAGGTGGGGGAGCCCAGGTTTCCCATCCTGGCGGAGTTCGACTGCGCCCACACCCACCCCATGCTGACGGTGCCGCTCGGCATCGAGGCCGAGCTGGATCTGGATGCCCAGCGCCTGAGCCTGTGCGAGCCCTGGTGGCGCTAA
- a CDS encoding LTA synthase family protein, which yields MNAPVFGRSSPPPSRLARLLFGLLVALLLLTLILPVLNPGSWLGRAQPLILGPADQPLATLSRHSLLYKSDSRGLYLVVRSQWQLLKPLQEGDKVRVELLNDRGERIDQLSQSVNKRQKCRKERCTLDLNSALRAPDDALDSRYQLRIGLLLKDRPESGEYSQILQTLPERGFNLSYLMTSLLLVLLASALVLRALLPQLRHSMASRVFGSLLLGNLTFVLLHGFVVFKLGEFLLWSGFRPEHYYLAWGSMVLGWSLCALAGFNLYMGLVFTALSGIGLLANFMKIAIYGVPLGGDDLGNLMALLHILLDQHPVLPVLGGVLLLWLCWRFALSRWVLRTVAATAAFFALCVFATQTGNKLLGANVRYVDRAVNYHRDIIRSGPGLYLFNLVDEMLQSGNVFRYPLQINERTPELGHRDPVQSALGPSPRFDLVIVLQYESLWLDWQGRICAPAPTLSLPAGVAQWRKTIHSPTTGGMTVLAEFEMNTGLPVGLLKQGVVPYYYLSAQVPGLAQSAKKNGYKTLFAHPYVEKFWGRAKAIPALGYEERWFDTRFTSLEHKGLYISDDALIDHLLKRSEQDSQPLFAYAVTMQGHGPFDGNRYQAQQIDKACPDQSPADRQLLNTYYTGVVDAMASLERLLKTLDQSGKRYLVVAFGDHQPFLMSAGKGIHGDKPPRDAPYQIPMMAFTRDDGSLSLARQFDPVRQLYQMGQATRQLLAGDLTPIPELALLHPVLGEEKGFDPSPLVPQIRASFRADALP from the coding sequence ATGAATGCCCCCGTTTTCGGCCGCAGCTCCCCCCCGCCATCTCGTCTGGCCAGGCTGCTGTTTGGCCTGCTGGTCGCGCTGCTGCTGCTGACGCTCATCCTGCCGGTGCTCAACCCCGGCAGCTGGCTCGGCCGTGCCCAGCCGCTGATCCTGGGGCCCGCCGATCAGCCGCTCGCCACCCTCAGCCGCCACAGCCTGCTCTACAAGAGTGACAGCCGCGGCCTCTACCTGGTGGTGCGCAGCCAATGGCAGCTGCTCAAGCCGTTGCAGGAGGGGGACAAGGTGCGGGTCGAGCTGCTCAACGACAGGGGCGAGCGCATCGATCAGCTGAGTCAGTCGGTGAACAAGCGGCAGAAATGTCGCAAGGAGCGCTGCACCCTGGATCTCAACAGCGCCTTGCGGGCGCCGGATGATGCCCTCGACAGCCGTTACCAGCTGCGCATCGGCCTGCTGCTCAAGGATCGACCCGAGAGCGGCGAGTACAGCCAGATCCTGCAGACCCTGCCGGAGCGCGGCTTCAATCTCAGCTACCTGATGACCAGCCTGCTGCTGGTGCTGCTGGCCAGCGCCCTGGTGCTCAGGGCCTTGCTGCCACAGCTGCGTCACAGCATGGCCTCGCGGGTGTTTGGCAGCCTGCTGCTCGGCAACCTCACCTTCGTGCTGCTGCACGGCTTCGTGGTGTTCAAGCTCGGGGAGTTTCTGCTCTGGTCAGGATTTAGGCCCGAGCACTATTACCTGGCCTGGGGCAGCATGGTGCTGGGCTGGAGCCTCTGCGCCCTGGCGGGCTTCAATCTCTACATGGGGCTGGTCTTTACGGCTCTTTCGGGCATAGGCCTGCTCGCCAACTTCATGAAGATCGCCATCTACGGGGTGCCGCTCGGGGGCGACGATCTCGGCAACCTGATGGCGCTGCTGCACATACTGCTCGATCAACATCCTGTGCTGCCGGTGCTGGGCGGCGTCCTGCTGCTGTGGCTCTGCTGGCGCTTTGCCCTGTCGCGCTGGGTGCTGCGCACCGTCGCCGCCACCGCCGCCTTCTTCGCGCTCTGCGTGTTCGCCACCCAGACCGGCAACAAGCTGCTGGGGGCCAACGTCCGCTACGTGGACAGGGCGGTCAACTATCACAGGGACATCATCCGCTCCGGCCCCGGCCTCTACCTGTTCAACCTGGTGGACGAGATGCTGCAAAGCGGCAACGTCTTCCGCTATCCCCTGCAGATCAACGAGCGTACCCCCGAGCTCGGTCACCGGGATCCCGTCCAGTCGGCCCTGGGCCCCTCCCCGCGCTTCGATCTGGTGATAGTGCTGCAATACGAGTCGCTCTGGCTCGACTGGCAAGGCAGGATCTGCGCCCCCGCCCCCACCCTGAGCCTGCCCGCCGGGGTGGCGCAGTGGCGCAAGACCATCCACTCCCCCACCACCGGCGGCATGACGGTGCTGGCGGAGTTCGAGATGAACACCGGCCTGCCGGTGGGCCTGCTCAAGCAGGGGGTGGTGCCCTACTACTATCTCTCGGCGCAGGTGCCTGGGCTGGCGCAGAGCGCGAAGAAAAACGGCTACAAGACCCTGTTCGCCCACCCCTATGTGGAGAAGTTCTGGGGCCGCGCCAAGGCCATACCGGCGCTCGGTTATGAGGAGCGCTGGTTCGATACCCGCTTCACCAGCCTGGAGCACAAGGGGCTCTACATCTCCGACGATGCGCTGATCGATCACCTGCTCAAGCGCAGCGAGCAGGACAGCCAGCCGCTGTTCGCCTACGCGGTCACCATGCAGGGCCACGGCCCCTTCGATGGCAATCGCTATCAGGCCCAGCAGATCGACAAGGCCTGCCCGGATCAGAGCCCGGCCGATCGGCAGTTGCTCAACACCTACTACACCGGGGTGGTGGATGCCATGGCCTCCCTGGAGCGGCTGCTCAAGACGCTGGATCAATCCGGCAAACGCTACCTGGTGGTGGCCTTTGGCGATCACCAGCCGTTCCTGATGTCGGCGGGCAAGGGCATCCACGGGGACAAGCCGCCCCGCGACGCCCCCTACCAGATCCCCATGATGGCCTTCACCCGCGACGATGGCTCCCTGTCGCTGGCGCGCCAGTTTGACCCGGTGCGCCAGCTCTATCAGATGGGCCAGGCCACCCGCCAGTTGCTGGCAGGCGACCTCACCCCCATCCCGGAACTGGCCCTGCTCCACCCAGTGCTGGGGGAGGAGAAGGGCTTCGATCCCTCGCCGCTGGTGCCGCAGATCCGCGCCAGCTTCCGGGCCGACGCCCTGCCCTGA
- a CDS encoding protein kinase family protein, producing the protein MNPKVAARQARLLQMLESKEEIRIGRERDCPLPLAQLLRLTEAHPAVLKIYRHGLTAEVFHLKVEGHHWCLKRRRHDSLVANADGKTAFLTELERRREIEALRELHPTILSKVVCTSFGSARAGVLVSPWLRGAPVSQLDKRNLAQMLAVQAELARWGWFDWDPSPGNLLDDGQQIAVFDFGYMWPFDPRHEFNSNGLADPQFHVPERLETRTLSGLWLDEADPLPLFRHWRELCLAWAREELQHLTREGASAPVLARLQGLQAEWRSALASEEGLAASWWRDMYRSHHLDIQDDLSGKSCGPLTLRRLDWLERAVSEHFPLLVDNLGPEEAGLDQAGLMGKLAGLRGQIQANLLPSSDPSA; encoded by the coding sequence ATGAATCCCAAGGTTGCGGCACGTCAGGCAAGATTGCTCCAGATGCTGGAGAGCAAAGAGGAGATCCGGATCGGCCGTGAGCGGGACTGTCCCCTGCCGCTTGCGCAACTGCTCAGGTTGACCGAGGCTCACCCGGCTGTACTCAAGATCTATCGCCACGGCCTCACCGCCGAGGTGTTCCATCTCAAGGTGGAGGGGCATCACTGGTGCCTGAAACGGCGCCGGCACGATTCCCTGGTGGCCAATGCCGACGGCAAGACCGCCTTTCTCACCGAGCTGGAGCGGCGCCGCGAGATCGAGGCCCTGCGCGAGCTGCACCCCACCATCCTCTCCAAGGTGGTCTGCACCAGCTTCGGCTCCGCCCGGGCCGGGGTGCTGGTCTCCCCCTGGTTGCGCGGTGCCCCGGTCAGCCAGCTGGATAAACGCAATCTGGCACAGATGCTGGCGGTCCAGGCGGAGTTGGCCCGCTGGGGCTGGTTTGACTGGGATCCGAGCCCGGGCAACCTGCTCGACGATGGCCAGCAGATAGCGGTGTTCGATTTTGGCTACATGTGGCCCTTCGATCCACGCCACGAATTCAACTCCAACGGCCTGGCCGACCCCCAGTTTCATGTACCCGAGCGGCTGGAGACCCGCACCCTGTCCGGTCTCTGGCTGGATGAGGCCGATCCCCTGCCGCTGTTTCGCCATTGGCGCGAGCTCTGCCTCGCCTGGGCAAGGGAGGAGTTGCAGCATCTGACCCGGGAGGGGGCCAGTGCCCCCGTGCTGGCGCGGTTGCAGGGCTTGCAGGCGGAGTGGCGCTCGGCGCTGGCGAGCGAGGAGGGGCTGGCCGCCAGCTGGTGGCGCGACATGTACCGCAGCCATCATCTCGACATCCAGGACGATCTCAGCGGCAAGAGCTGCGGCCCGCTCACCCTGCGCCGCCTCGACTGGCTGGAGCGGGCGGTGAGCGAACACTTCCCCCTGCTGGTCGACAACCTGGGGCCCGAGGAGGCCGGGCTCGATCAGGCTGGGCTAATGGGCAAGCTGGCCGGGCTGCGCGGGCAGATCCAGGCCAACCTGCTGCCGTCCTCTGACCCCTCGGCATGA
- the lysC gene encoding lysine-sensitive aspartokinase 3: protein MSPINVAKFGGTSVADAAAMNHCADVVLANPATRVVVLSASAGVTNLLVSLAQGELDEAGQDAQLTKLAGIQHAILSALGEPVEVSALIHAQLGEIRTMARQASQHTDAELADRLIACGELMSTRLFTELLQQRGIKAHWQDVRQLMRTDSRFGKASVDLAATRALCQANLGPLLGEHLVITQGFIGSDADGRTTTLGRGGSDYSAALLAEALDAGSIEIWTDVPGIYTTDPRLVTRARPIPEISFVEAAEMATFGAKVLHPATLQPALRQDIPVFVGSAKDPAAGGTWIRASTQTNPLFRAVALRRQQVLVTLHSLNMFHAYGFLAEVFGILARHRISVDLITTSEVSVSLTLDHTGSQSNGEPILSDKVLAELGQLCKVKVETDFALVALIGNRMSEAAGVGSQVFDAIRDHNIRMICYGASAHNLCFLVKESEAGHIVNRLHQELLD from the coding sequence ATGAGCCCGATCAACGTCGCCAAGTTTGGCGGAACCAGTGTCGCCGATGCCGCGGCCATGAACCATTGCGCCGACGTGGTGCTGGCCAATCCGGCGACGCGGGTGGTGGTACTGAGCGCCAGCGCCGGTGTCACCAACTTGCTGGTGAGCCTGGCCCAGGGCGAGCTCGATGAGGCGGGACAGGATGCCCAGCTGACCAAGCTGGCCGGGATCCAGCACGCCATCCTGAGCGCACTGGGGGAGCCGGTCGAGGTGAGCGCCCTGATCCACGCCCAGCTCGGCGAGATCCGCACCATGGCCCGCCAGGCCAGCCAGCACACAGATGCGGAGCTGGCGGACAGGCTCATCGCCTGCGGCGAGCTGATGTCCACCCGTCTCTTCACCGAGCTGCTGCAGCAACGCGGCATCAAGGCCCACTGGCAGGATGTGCGCCAGCTGATGCGCACCGACAGCCGCTTCGGCAAGGCGAGCGTGGATCTCGCCGCCACCCGCGCACTCTGCCAGGCCAACCTGGGCCCCCTGCTCGGCGAGCACCTCGTCATCACTCAGGGCTTCATCGGCTCCGATGCCGATGGCCGCACCACCACCCTGGGTCGCGGCGGCTCCGACTACAGCGCGGCCCTGCTGGCCGAGGCACTGGATGCCGGCAGCATCGAGATCTGGACCGACGTGCCCGGCATCTACACCACGGATCCCCGGCTGGTGACCCGGGCCCGCCCCATCCCCGAAATCAGCTTCGTGGAGGCGGCCGAGATGGCCACCTTCGGCGCCAAGGTGCTGCACCCCGCCACCCTGCAACCCGCCCTGCGCCAGGACATCCCGGTGTTTGTCGGCTCCGCCAAGGATCCGGCCGCCGGCGGCACCTGGATCCGCGCCAGCACCCAGACCAACCCGCTGTTCCGGGCCGTGGCCCTGCGCCGTCAGCAGGTGCTGGTCACCCTGCACAGCCTCAACATGTTCCACGCCTACGGCTTCCTGGCCGAGGTGTTCGGCATACTGGCACGGCACCGCATCTCGGTGGATCTCATCACCACCTCTGAGGTGAGCGTCTCCCTGACCCTGGATCACACCGGCAGCCAGAGCAACGGCGAACCCATCTTGAGCGACAAGGTGCTGGCGGAGCTCGGGCAGCTGTGCAAGGTGAAGGTGGAGACCGACTTCGCCCTGGTGGCACTGATCGGTAACCGCATGAGCGAGGCCGCCGGGGTCGGCAGCCAGGTGTTCGACGCCATCCGTGACCACAACATCCGCATGATCTGCTACGGCGCCAGCGCCCACAACCTCTGCTTCCTGGTCAAGGAGAGCGAGGCGGGCCACATCGTCAACCGCCTCCACCAGGAGCTGCTCGACTGA